One Ammospiza caudacuta isolate bAmmCau1 chromosome 11, bAmmCau1.pri, whole genome shotgun sequence genomic window carries:
- the CCDC39 gene encoding coiled-coil domain-containing protein 39: MENPTAASVLADLQWDPGYALPVANAENKALEEELHKLQKEKEDLQNELTNCEERIEAMTSHLKNVRQEINFSQSLYKAKESEIETEHHFKALAEREYGRLKNDIKRLKDEIASLREKRNTQENTIIKHTKKLENLKQQMDWDEELLESWLKELNRTDNDASAIQKYALQDEGKLGALNLQIEKLTMEANQKRRALDNELTETITAQMELDRAAEDFRRVHQERQEVIRQWENAIHQMQKRDQEIDQCALLIAEIKQEIRNKEILLREKTAFLVNETVNNMEYEKKILTAEREANNLRKEFQAQDARRTQLQDELQNLKSVVNRTASDLESLRTQITNLKKEIQGKQASLKLLNEKNANLSDKLKLAIEETLTAEEKALKLEEILKEEEKSVEEKENEMRQLKDLLFKKTRELKAQSEKEKIILAEIEGGQKTLKSLKSRLCKLDTDLLKQQELIYNQDFYIQQIQRRLSRLEGEINSDEKEVLEGKVAELKKTLEEKKKAYDALQSLYRKLQSDIQITKRTIDKTREETSGLIEKIEELTLFNERSLQELKKAKHIKQEMMVEDNLLKLELKRLRNTLCNKAEKVLTLEKQQLELKKVIAERTEEIRIQKAMLDSQIRLLDQERHQLSAEFQDRLWKIDKLKRKYEIFTLSMMPPEGEEMKSQAYYAIKAAQEKEALQQEGDDLDAKICKAEKEIMAMENSLCVLKNWNRHYKNSLKAVPETSEDIEEKLKLEKDKKDAEEKYKYKKRKIKELQENIQSMQQHFDVIQMQQALLKEQKKEKEALIFQLKKDIEEQKPKLNRVLKQCSKLSREIESQREDGTETLEERDIHLRELKAFSKTVNQVIADVLEANPDLIAAFQMYFDKYNLELPVALSPSGSQTSMSLQSSLPSTRAPTRRTSASTEVSPPNVVELTLPIPTPEEAAALDSQPASRGSISGISERNKS, from the exons GAACAAGGCGCTGGAGGAAGAA CTGCACAAgttgcaaaaggaaaaagaggacCTGCAGAATGAGCTGACCAACTGTGAGGAGCGCATAGAGGCGATGACGTCTCATTTGAAAAACGTGAGACAAGAGATAAACTTCTCTCAG TCTCTTTACAAAGCCAAAGAGAGTGAAATTGAAactgaacatcactttaaagcCCTTGCTGAGAGAGAATATGGACGTCTCAAAAACGACATTAAACGACTGAAAGATGAAATAGCTTCCttgagagaaaagagaaacactCAAGAA AATACTATAATAAAGCACACTAAGAAGCTGGAAAACTTAAAACAACAGATGGACTGGGATGAGGAACTTCTGGAGAGCTGGCTAAAGGAATTAAACCGCACAGATAATGACGCCAGTGCAATCCAGAAGTATGCACTGCAAGATGAAGGGAAACTAGGA GCATTAAACCTTCAGATAGAAAAGTTGACCATGGAAGCAAACCAGAAGCGCAGAGCTCTGGACAATGAGCTTACAGAAACCATCACAGCCCAG ATGGAGCTtgacagagcagctgaggattTTCGCAGGGTTCATCAAGAAAGGCAAGAAGTCATCAGGCAGTGGGAGAATGCAATTCATCAGATGCAGAAAAGAGATCAGGAGATAGATCAATGTGCTTTG CTAATTGCAGAGATAAAACAGGAGATCCGAAACAAGGAAATTTTGCTGAGAGAGAAGACTGCCTTTTTGGTAAATGAAACTGTTAATAACATGGAgtatgaaaagaaaatcctcACTGCTGAGCGGGAAGCAAACAACCTCCGAAAGGAGTTCCAGGCTCAGGATGCTCGAAGGACTCAGCTGCAGGATGAG CTGCAGAATTTGAAATCTGTTGTGAACAGAACTGCTTCTGATCTAGAGTCTTTGAGAACACAAATTACCAAtctgaagaaagaaattcaGGGAAAACAAGCCAG CTTAAAActtcttaatgaaaaaaatgcaaatcttTCTGATAAACTGAAGCTTGCAATTGAGGAGACACTCACAGCAGAAGAGAAAGCTTTGAAGCTGGAAGAAATAttgaaagaagaagaaaaaagtgttGAG gaaaaagaaaatgaaatgagaCAGTTAAAGGATCTACTTTTCAAGAAGACTCGGGAGTTAAAAGCGCAGAGTGAAAAGGAGAAGATTATTCTGGCAGAAATTGAGGGAGGTCAAAAAACACTTAAAAGTCTCAAGAGTCGACTGTGCAAACTTGACACAGATCTGTTAAAACAACAAGAATTAATATACAACCAG gATTTTTATATTCAGCAAATACAGAGACGGCTGTCACGGTTAGAAGGGGAGATTAATTCAGATGAAAAAGaagttttggaaggaaaagTTGCTGAACTTAAGAAAActttagaagaaaagaaaaaggcataTGATGCTCTACAGTCACTGTACAGGAAACTTCAG AGTGATATCCAAATCACCAAGAGAACAATTGATAAGACAAGAGAGGAAACAAGTGGTTTGATAGAGAAGATAGAAGAACTTACACTTTTCAATGAGAGATCACTTCAGGagttaaaaaaagcaaaacacattaAGCAG GAGATGATGGTGGAAGATAATCTCTTAAAACTAGAACTGAAGCGCCTTCGAAATACTCTGTGTAATAAAGCAGAGAAAGTTCTAACACTGGAAAAACAACAATTGGAGTTAAAGAAAGTCATAGCAGAAAGAACTGAGGAAATCAGGATCCAAAAGGCAATGCTGGATTCCCAGATAAGGCTGCTGGATCAGGAACGGCACCAGCTGAG TGCTGAATTTCAAGATCGCCTATGGAAAATTGATAAACTGAAACGCAAATACGAAATTTTTACTCTTTCCATGATGCCAcctgaaggagaggagatgAAAAGTCAGGCCTACTATGCAATTAAG GCTGCACAGGAAAAGGAAGCACTTCAGCAAGAAGGTGATGATTTGGATGCAAAGATCTgcaaagctgaaaaagaaatcatGGCTATGGAAAACAGTTTGTGTGTACTTAAAAACTGGAACAGACACTACAAAAACTCTCTAAAGGCAGTCCCTGAGACAA GTGAGGATATTGAGGAAAAATTGAAActagaaaaggacaaaaaggatgctgaggaaaaatacaaatacaaaaaaagaaagatcaaGGAACTTCAAGAAAATATCCAG AGCATGCAACAACACTTTGATGTAATACAGATGCAGCAGGCTCTCCTCAAAgagcaaaagaaggaaaaagaagctCTTATTTTCCAGCTGAAGAAAGACATTGAAGAACAGAAGCCAAAACTAAACAGGGTTCTAAAACAG TGTTCCAAACTATCTAGAGAAATTGAGTCTCAGAGGGAAGATGGAACAGAAACACTGGAAGAGAGAGACATTCATCTTCGGGAGCTGAAAGCCTTCAGCAAAACTGTCAACCAAGTGATAGCTGATGTTCTAGAAGCAAATCCTGATTTAATTGCAGCCTTTCAAATGTACTTTGACAAG TACAATTTAGAGCTTCCTGTGGCTCTTTCTCCCAGTGGTAGTCAGACTTCTATGTCCCTACAGAGCTCACTACCTTCTACCAG AGCTCCTACTAGAAGAACTTCAGCCTCTACTGAGGTTTCACCACCCAACGTGGTGGAGCTGACCCTgcccatccccacccctgaggaagcagcagctcttgaCTCACAGCCAGCCAGCAGGGGCAGCATCTCTGGGATATCTGAACGCAACAAGAGTTAA
- the TTC14 gene encoding tetratricopeptide repeat protein 14 yields the protein MDRELLRQALNYHGPALLSLLRAEQHDNPDFRGLLPPPGAAPEPPRGAPPAAWKERASIDTEIKRFIAKKADLLFAHSWKPNGPIEDSIEENEECYAVMPPLERFLEVPREERRELFFRDIERGDIVIGRITSIREFGFFMVLICLGSGVIREIADLEITALCPVRDVPPQSNHGDPLSYYQTGDLIRAALKDVDRYHKKLAVSLYSSALPPKLSSTKLGVITSDDFPLHYKRSLEVANTGETFEEVLHRSPGFANPSLVEYLAEKLGLSESNPPSLLRSLQIKNFSEEDFAPALRKKQSASWALKCVKAGVDYFKVGRHVEAMNEYNKALEIDPQNVEALVARGALYATKGSLNKAIGDFEVALENCPTHRNARKYLCQTLVERGGQLEEEEKLLNAETYYKKALSLDETFQEAEEALTKLRKHMQKSLEMREKQAAKEEKQKAKKIETSAEKLRKLLKEEKRLKKKRKVSTSSSSSSSSSSSSSSDSSSDVSASSSSSSSVHKKCRKKRRHRSESAHSSKKSSSRASSHYKDQNRKEEWYSPPADTSASFLNQSFEVEKLLERQDSVACPKMEGKEKDRHWSFSRTSGDDEDTFGGRSEDSRDSYSSSRSQPSHSKTEKYSKPERFFSSWRGPSGSYHKSDYKPRMHYHRRFERDGEWRREQFKRHGSGQDRYYMSPGSDYYGRSGGKYRSYSSSCSHEGDKGYDSDRQHKNESESKNRKISYEETDKTKEPDEEVSLNGTEEAESGVKRNLPQNLVNIFNQIAEFEREKGSKQKKQ from the exons ATGGATCGGGAGCTGCTCCGGCAGGCGCTGAACTACCACGGCCCGGCACTGCTGTCGCTGCTCCGCGCCGAGCAGCACGACAACCCCGACTTCCGCGggctgctgccgccgcccggggccgccccggaGCCGCCTCGCGGGGCCCCGCCGGCCGCCTG GAAAGAGAGGGCGAGCATCGACACCGAGATAAAGCGCTTCATCGCCAAGAAGGCGGATCTGCTGTTCGCGCACTCGTGGAAACCCAACGGGCCGATCGAGGACAGCATCGAGGAGAATGAGG AGTGTTACGCTGTCATGCCGCCCCTGGAGAGGTtcctggaggtgcccagggaggagaggagagagctgTTTTTCCGTGACATCGAGCGGGGCGATATCGTCATTGGGAGGATTACATCTATCCGTGAATTTGGCTTTTTCATGGTGTTGATTTGTCTGGGAAGTGGTGTCATACGGGAAATTGCAGATTTGGAAATCACT GCCCTGTGTCCTGTGAGGGATGTGCCTCCTCAAAGCAACCATGGAGATCCTCTGTCGTATTATCAAACTGGAGACCTTATCCGAG CTGCGCTCAAGGATGTTGACCGCTACCACAAGAAGCTGGCAGTGTCACTTTACAGCTCAGCCCTTCCACCCAAGCTTTCCAGCACAAAGCTGGGTGTGATCACCTCTGATGACTTCCCACTGCATTATAA GCGAAGCCTGGAAGTTGCCAACACAGGAGAGACATTTGAAGAGGTTTTGCATCGTTCCCCAGGATTTGCTAATCCATCATTAGTTGAATATTTAGCAGAAAAACTGGGACTAAGTGAGTCAAATCCACCATCTTTGCTGAGAAGTCTTCAAAT TAAAAATTTCAGTGAAGAAGATTTTGCCCCTGCATTGAGGAAAAAGCAGTCTGCATCTTGGGCTTTGAAATG TGTAAAGGCTGGGGTGGATTATTTTAAGGTTGGGCGCCACGTGGAAGCCATGAATGAGTACAACAAGGCTCTGGAAATTGATCCCCAAAATGTTGAAGCTTTGGTAGCACGTGGAGCTCT GTATGCAACCAAAGGAAGTCTGAACAAAGCCATTGGGGATTTTGAAGTTGCTTTAGAAAATTGTCCTACCCATAGAAATGCAAGGAAATATCTGTGTCAGACCCTTGTGGAAAGAGGCGGGCA GttggaagaggaagagaaactgCTAAATGCTGAGACTTATTATAAAAAAGCCTTGAGCTTGGATGAGACTTTTCAGGAAGCAGAAGAGGCCTTAACAAAGCTCCGTAAGCACATGCAG aaatctttggaAATGAGGGAGAAACAAGCTGCCaaagaagagaaacagaaagcaaagaaaatagaAACAAGTGCAGAAAAATTGCGTAAGctcttaaaagaagaaaagag gttgaagaagaaaaggaaagtatcaacctcctcctcttcttcttcatcctcctcctcctcatcatcaAGCGATTCATCATCAGATGTatcagcttcttcctcctcctcttcctctgttCACAAGAAATGTAGGAAAAAGCGTCGGCATAGATCTGAGTCTGCTCACAGCTCCAAAAAAAGCTCATCTAGAGCTTCTTCCCATTACAAAGATCAGAATAGGAAAGAGGAGTGGTATTCCCCTCCAGCTGATACCTCTGCTTCCTTTCTTAACCAAAGTTTTGAagtggaaaagctgctggaaagGCAGGACAGCGTAGCGTGCccaaaaatggagggaaaagagaaagacagaCACTGGTCTTTTTCGAGGACTTCAGGTGATGATGAAGACACTTTTGGAGGTAGGTCTGAAGATTCAAGAGATTCTTACAGTAGCTCCAGAAGTCAGCCAAGTCatagcaaaactgaaaaatacagTAAACCAGAGAGATTTTTCTCCAGTTGGAGGGGTCCTTCAGGTTCGTATCATAAATCAGATTATAAACCCAGGATGCATTATCACAGGAGATTTGAAAGGGATGGAGAgtggagaagggagcagtttAAGAGACATGGCTCAGGTCAAGACAGGTATTACATGTCCCCAGGGTCTGACTATTATGGCAGGTCAGGGGGGAAGTACAGGTCATATTCTAGCAGCTGCTCACATGAAGGTGACAAAGGTTATGATAGTGACAGGCAGCATAAAAATGAAAGTGAgtctaagaatagaaaaataagTTATGAAGAGACTGATAAAACAAAGGAACCAGATGAAGAAGTGTCATTAAATGGTACAGAAGAAGCAGAAAGTGGTGTTAAAAGAAACTTGCCCCAGAACTTAGTTAACATTTTTAATCAGATAGCTGAGTTtgagagggaaaaaggaagTAAGCAGAAGAAACAGTGA